A genomic window from Tolypothrix sp. PCC 7910 includes:
- a CDS encoding glycosyltransferase family 2 protein yields MKKVSVIIPVYQAEKYIADTVKSVLNQTYQNLEILIIDDGSTDQSREICQKFTDKRITIVSQENAGVAVARNTGICHAQGKYLAFLDADDLWAPTKIAKHVEHLDNSPAVGVSFCRSEFIDEAGKSLGIYQLTKLKHITPLDLLCRTPIGNGSVPVIRRETLEDIAYKSHLYFDDDRQLHPSEDVECWLRIMMTTKWLIEGIPEALTFYRVNSQGFSAQLVKKLNSWKRMLEKARAYINPELMAELENIAMAYQMRYLARRAVSLQDPSMAVKLINKACVTDWRVLLEEPRRTLLTLAAAYSLWLLPSSLYSYIEAVALTTKGNNQRKRILQDQTG; encoded by the coding sequence AGAAAGTTTCTGTCATTATTCCAGTTTATCAAGCTGAAAAATATATTGCTGATACAGTAAAATCTGTGCTTAACCAAACCTATCAAAATCTTGAAATCTTGATTATTGATGATGGCTCTACAGATCAAAGCAGAGAAATTTGCCAAAAATTTACAGATAAACGAATTACAATTGTCTCTCAAGAAAATGCTGGAGTAGCTGTTGCTCGGAATACTGGTATATGTCACGCTCAAGGAAAATATTTAGCTTTTTTAGATGCAGATGATTTATGGGCACCAACAAAGATAGCAAAGCACGTAGAACATCTTGATAACTCTCCAGCAGTTGGCGTTAGTTTTTGTCGCTCTGAATTTATTGATGAAGCAGGGAAATCTCTGGGGATCTATCAACTAACCAAACTCAAGCATATTACTCCTTTAGATCTCCTTTGTCGTACTCCCATCGGTAATGGCTCTGTACCAGTAATTAGAAGAGAGACTCTAGAAGACATTGCCTATAAAAGTCATTTATATTTTGATGATGATCGCCAACTGCATCCTTCCGAGGATGTGGAGTGTTGGTTACGCATTATGATGACAACTAAATGGCTAATAGAAGGAATTCCAGAAGCTTTAACTTTTTATCGGGTTAATTCCCAAGGATTTTCTGCCCAATTAGTTAAAAAGTTAAATTCTTGGAAGAGAATGCTTGAAAAAGCTCGTGCCTATATAAATCCGGAATTAATGGCTGAGTTAGAAAATATCGCAATGGCTTACCAAATGCGATATTTAGCACGTAGAGCAGTGAGTCTGCAAGATCCATCAATGGCTGTCAAGCTGATAAATAAAGCTTGTGTGACAGACTGGCGTGTTCTTTTGGAAGAGCCACGCCGCACGCTTTTAACATTAGCAGCCGCTTATTCTCTATGGTTGTTACCCTCGTCGTTGTACAGTTATATAGAGGCTGTGGCTTTAACAACTAAAGGAAATAATCAAAGAAAGCGCATTTTGCAAGACCAAACTGGTTAA